The window ACGCCACCCCAAGGTGCGCGGGCTCGACTTCAAGGATGGCCTCAAGAAGGTGGAAAAGACCAACCTGATCGACCAGTACCTGCTCTGGGACAGCCTCAGCGCCCACGAGGAAGCCAACATGCTGGAGAACTTCAATACGCGTCCCGAGCCCATCTCCCGCGAAGAGCGCGCCGAGTGGATCAAGCAGTACGACGACATCTGCCTCGGCTCCGATGCCTTCATCCCGTTCCGCGACAACATCGACCGCGCCAGCCGCTCCAACGTGAAGCACATCGTGGAGACCGGTGGCTCGCTCCGCAGCGACCTCATCATCGAGGCGGCCAACGAGTACAACATGACCCTCACCGCCACCGGCATCCGCAGCTTCCTCCACTAGTGCGGGAAGCCGCAGGTCGAGGGACCTTCGCGCAACTCTATTTAAACAGGCAGGCTGGCTCGCTATCGCGGGCCGGCCTGTTTGGGTTTCTAGGGATAGCAATCATTGGCAGGGCAGTTGCTGCGCGGCGTTTGGTGTCGTCTTCGCTGCCGAGCGTTTGTCCACCGTGCCGCATTCGCAAGCCGCATCCTGACAGACAGAAGACGCTCCGTACATTCCCCCTTGCCAAGCCAGACTCAATTCCAACACAGTTCATGCGAACAATCTTACGTGTAGGGGAAACTCAACGCATTTACCCATGAAGCAATTCGATCTCACAGGAAAAATCGCCCTCGTTACGGGCTGTAAACGCGGTATCGGCAAAGCCATGACGCTCGCTCTCGCCGAAGCCGGCGCCGACATCATCGGCGTCAGCGCCACTCTCGAAGCGGGCTGCGATGTTGACAAGGAAGTCCAAGCCCTCGGCCGATCCTTCAAGGCTTATAGCTGCGACTTCGGCGACCGCCAAGCGCTGCACGCCTTCATCGAACAAGTGAACGCCGACTACCCAAGAATCGATATTCTGGTCAACAACGCCGGTACCATCTTGCGCGCTCCCGCTGCCGAGCACAGCGACGAGTACTGGGACAAGGTTATCGAAATCAATCTCAACGCCCAGTTCGTGCTCACCCGCGAACTCGGCAAGCGCATGGTAGAACGCGGCTACGGGAAAATCGTATTCACCGCGTCACTACTGACCTTCCAAGGCGGTGTCACCGTTCCCGGCTACGCAGCCAGCAAGGGCGGAGTAGGCCAGCTGACCATGGCTTTCGCCAACGAGTGGGCCAGCAAAGGCGTCAACGTCAACGCGATCGCCCCCGGCTACATCGACACCGACAACACCGAAGCCTTGCGCAACGACCCTGTGCGCAGCCAACAGATCCTCGCTCGTATTCCGGCCGGACGCTGGGGAAGCCCCGAGGACTTCAAGGGCCCCATCGTATTCCTTTGCTCCGACGCAGCCAGCTACATGCACGGTACCACCATGCTCGTCGACGGTGGCTGGATGGGCCGCTAAGAGACCAGGAACTCTATTCCCGAAAAAAATTCAGGCGTCCCCAAAAAATGGGGACGTTTTTTTTCGCTCAGCCCA of the Pelagicoccus enzymogenes genome contains:
- a CDS encoding SDR family NAD(P)-dependent oxidoreductase encodes the protein MKQFDLTGKIALVTGCKRGIGKAMTLALAEAGADIIGVSATLEAGCDVDKEVQALGRSFKAYSCDFGDRQALHAFIEQVNADYPRIDILVNNAGTILRAPAAEHSDEYWDKVIEINLNAQFVLTRELGKRMVERGYGKIVFTASLLTFQGGVTVPGYAASKGGVGQLTMAFANEWASKGVNVNAIAPGYIDTDNTEALRNDPVRSQQILARIPAGRWGSPEDFKGPIVFLCSDAASYMHGTTMLVDGGWMGR